The sequence GTAGTCTTCCCGCAGCCCGACGGGCCGACTAATACCGTTATGCTTTTGTCCTTCACTTCAAAACTGACCTGATCGACCGCCAGGGTGTTCTTATCTTTCGAGGTATATATTTTGGAAACCGATTGAAGGTCGACGGAGGCCATACGGTGTTAATTTAGGGCTGATCAGAGGCTGCTGAAAAAATATCCAACTGCGTTCGCCGTTTTTCAGCATAACTATTCTGTTTTGATTTTTGTTGATTACGTTGTTCTATGATGTGAATGTCCGAAGTGAAATCGTTCAGGAATCGTTCTATATGTTGTAACACTTTTTCAGGTTTAACGCCGGCCAATATCTGACGATGCACATCCAAAATATGATCCGCCATCACAGACGCCTCACGTTCCTCAAGTTCGATCCTGGTTTGAATAAACTGAACTACTTTATTTTTTAACTCGTCCATTTACTTTTCGCTCGCCAGCAGTTTTTCTATAATGTCAAGGGTCGAAATTCCGTCCGCTTCGGCATTGAAATTCGTCACCAATCGGTGGCGCAGAACCGGCTTGACCACCGCTTTGACGTCGTCCAGATCCGGAGTAAAACGGCCGTCCAGAATGGCCCGCGTTTTAGCGCCCAATATCAGATATTGTGATGCCCGCGGCCCCGCACCCCAGCTGACCCAATCATTTATGAATTTCGGCGCTTCGGCCGATTTAGGCCGCGTTCGTGACACCAGGTTGACGGCATATTGAATAATATTATCCGCAACCGGTACCTTGCGAACCAGATTCTGAAAATATACGATCTCGTCGGCGGACAAAACTTTATGTAATTCATAGGTGTACGAACTGGTCGTGGACTTGACAATTTGCACTTCCTCTTCCATGCTGGGATAATCAATCCAGACATTGAACATAAACCGGTCAAGTTGTGCTTCGGGCAAAGGATACGTTCCCTCCTGCTCGATTGGGTTCTGCGTAGCCAAAACAAAAAAA comes from bacterium and encodes:
- a CDS encoding MoxR family ATPase yields the protein MDDADAVAALKESRVKIESEIRKAIIGQNQIVDQLMIALFARGHCLIVGIPGLAKTLLINTLAKVLDLKFNRIQFTPDLMPSDITGTEVIEENVSTGTKQFRFVKGPVFANIVLADEINRTPPKTQAALLEAMQEHRVTASGNTYVLAEPFFVLATQNPIEQEGTYPLPEAQLDRFMFNVWIDYPSMEEEVQIVKSTTSSYTYELHKVLSADEIVYFQNLVRKVPVADNIIQYAVNLVSRTRPKSAEAPKFINDWVSWGAGPRASQYLILGAKTRAILDGRFTPDLDDVKAVVKPVLRHRLVTNFNAEADGISTLDIIEKLLASEK